Proteins from a genomic interval of Gossypium hirsutum isolate 1008001.06 chromosome A09, Gossypium_hirsutum_v2.1, whole genome shotgun sequence:
- the LOC121206543 gene encoding uncharacterized protein, whose protein sequence is MNDLDCTPEQKLKGIVSLLRDEAYQWWLAVKEGTQPDRLTWEFFKNTFQSKYVGANYVDACRCEFLNLMQGDRFVAEYEAEFLRLSHYARGMVVSEYEKCIHFEDGLRDNLRVLITPHREHEFTVLVEKEKIAEEVKRAKRQNREMERGKNKRDLEPSSSVPRPKKKARSDGPVRVGAPVASVASTRLQPCSDCGRRHSGKCWRRIRACLRCRSLEHLIRECPQWAD, encoded by the coding sequence ATGAACGATCTGGACTGTACCCCAGAGCAGAAATTGAAGGGTATAGTCTCCTTGCTTCGCGACgaggcataccagtggtggttggccgttaaggagggcactcagccagATCGtctgacttgggaattctttaagAATACGTTTCAGAGCAAATATGTGGGGGCCAATTACGTTGATGCTTGCAGATGTGAGTTTTTGAATCTCATGCAAGGTGACCGAtttgtggccgagtatgaggctgaatttctgaggctAAGTCACTATGCTCGAGGTATGGTGGTATCAGAATATGAGAAGTGTATTCATTTTGAGGATGGACTGAGGGATAATTTGAGGGTTCTGATTACTCCACACAGGGAGCATGAGTTCACAGTATTAGTAGAGAAGGAAAAGATTGCTGAAGAGGTTAAGCGCGCGAAGCGCCAGAATAGAGAGATGGAgaggggtaagaataagagggatttggagccctctagttctgtcccgaggcctaagaaaaaggccagatctgatgggccagttagagtgggGGCCCCTGTTGCTTCTGTTGCTTCTACTAGGTTGCAGCCTTGTAGTGATTGTGGTAGGCGCCATTCGGGCAAGTGTTGGAGGAGGATTAGGGCTTGTTTGAGGTGTAGGTCTCTTGAGCATCTCATTAGGGAGTGTCCACAGTGGGCAGATTAG